A single window of Prochlorococcus marinus XMU1410 DNA harbors:
- the ilvN gene encoding acetolactate synthase small subunit: MKHTLSVLVEDESGALSRISGLFARRGFNIDSLAVGPAESKGISRLTMVVEGDDETLQQMTKQLNKLFNVLGVVDFTNLAAVERELMLLKVSSKEDTRSNILDIVQIFRAKVVDVSDMALTLEVVGDPGKLVALEKLLEPYGILEIARTGKVALKRSSGVNTEMLKINKYSLEI; this comes from the coding sequence ATGAAACATACATTATCAGTTCTTGTAGAAGATGAATCTGGAGCCTTGAGTAGAATCTCAGGTCTCTTTGCTAGAAGGGGATTCAACATAGATAGCCTTGCCGTAGGGCCTGCAGAATCTAAAGGGATTTCAAGGTTAACAATGGTAGTAGAAGGTGATGATGAAACTCTTCAACAAATGACTAAGCAACTCAATAAGTTATTTAATGTACTGGGAGTTGTAGATTTTACTAATCTCGCAGCTGTTGAAAGGGAATTGATGTTACTAAAAGTTTCATCGAAAGAAGATACTAGGAGTAATATCCTTGATATTGTACAGATTTTCCGTGCAAAGGTTGTTGATGTATCAGATATGGCCTTAACTCTCGAGGTAGTTGGAGATCCTGGGAAGTTAGTTGCTTTAGAGAAATTGCTCGAGCCATACGGCATCCTTGAAATAGCAAGGACTGGTAAAGTAGCTCTTAAACGCTCTTCAGGAGTTAATACAGAAATGTTGAAAATAAATAAATATTCTCTAGAAATTTAA
- a CDS encoding peptidylprolyl isomerase produces MVQACIYKSKIDSNYYCQKLKFSCIQSNKVVNFKTSKGDFEVKLFGKDNPVTVSNFLENIDNNIYKNKKFYKIINYSQIRFIHGGVNPENKSYLERKQNLNKTSQTIPLEIKFKEEIKPRYNYQIKNPNETSNLVNTFESGSIAMVKSGKNKSSSTEFFFVTTKIPELDGRYSIFGKITKGLEVLEKINKEDYIKAVLISN; encoded by the coding sequence TTGGTTCAAGCTTGTATTTATAAAAGTAAGATTGATTCAAATTATTATTGCCAAAAACTTAAATTTAGTTGTATTCAGAGTAATAAAGTAGTTAATTTTAAAACTTCAAAAGGTGATTTTGAGGTAAAATTATTTGGTAAAGATAACCCAGTAACAGTATCAAATTTTCTGGAAAACATAGACAATAATATTTATAAAAATAAAAAATTTTATAAAATAATAAATTATTCCCAAATAAGGTTTATACATGGCGGCGTTAATCCAGAAAATAAATCTTATTTAGAACGAAAACAAAACCTGAATAAGACAAGTCAAACAATACCTTTAGAAATAAAATTCAAAGAAGAAATAAAACCAAGATATAACTATCAAATAAAAAATCCTAATGAAACTAGTAATTTAGTTAATACTTTTGAGAGTGGATCAATCGCTATGGTTAAAAGCGGTAAGAATAAGTCTTCATCTACTGAATTTTTTTTTGTAACGACTAAGATCCCAGAACTAGATGGAAGATATTCGATTTTTGGAAAGATTACTAAAGGATTAGAAGTACTCGAAAAAATCAATAAAGAAGACTACATCAAGGCAGTCCTGATATCTAATTAA
- a CDS encoding photosystem I assembly protein Ycf4, whose translation MNSDLTSFDKIEQKIGGSRKISNYIIGGMLTIGGIGFLLASISSYTGRDLLPLGNPSTLLFIPQGIIMGAYGVIANLLNFYLWYLVYINFGSGSNYFDKSSKSVEIKRKGLFKDVEVKLNFDEIKSVKLDISEGFNPRRRIALVLKGRKKPLPLSGAGELKPLLQVEEEGARLAKFLDVNLEGLK comes from the coding sequence ATGAATTCAGACCTCACGTCATTCGATAAAATCGAACAAAAAATTGGTGGATCAAGAAAAATTTCGAATTATATTATTGGAGGGATGCTAACAATTGGTGGTATTGGTTTTCTTTTGGCCTCTATATCTAGCTATACAGGAAGGGATTTATTACCTTTAGGAAATCCTTCAACTTTGTTGTTTATCCCTCAAGGAATAATAATGGGAGCATACGGAGTAATAGCTAATTTATTAAATTTTTACTTGTGGTATCTGGTTTACATAAACTTTGGTTCAGGAAGTAATTATTTTGATAAATCTTCAAAATCTGTAGAAATTAAAAGAAAGGGATTATTTAAAGATGTTGAAGTTAAATTAAATTTTGATGAAATTAAATCTGTTAAGTTGGATATAAGTGAGGGATTTAATCCTAGAAGAAGAATTGCTTTAGTATTAAAAGGAAGAAAAAAACCTCTCCCTTTAAGCGGAGCAGGTGAACTTAAACCACTACTTCAGGTTGAAGAAGAAGGAGCTCGTCTAGCTAAATTTTTAGATGTTAATTTGGAGGGCCTAAAATAA
- the psbD gene encoding photosystem II D2 protein (photosystem q(a) protein), producing the protein MTIAVGSAPQRGWFDVLDDWLKRDRFVFIGWSGLLLLPCAYLAIGGWFVGTTFVTSWYTHGVASSYLEGCNFLTAAVSTPGDAMGHSLLFLWGPEAQGSFVRWLQLGGLWNFVALHGVFGLIGFMLRQFEIAGLVGIRPYNALAFSAVIAVFTSIFLIYPLGQHSWFFAPSFGVAAIFRYILFIQGFHNITLNPFHMMGVAGILGGALLCAIHGATVQNTLYEDTSIYTDGKVQSSTFRAFDPTQEEETYSMITANRFWSQIFGIAFSNKRFLHFLMLFVPVMGMWTSSIGIVGLALNLRAYDFVSQEIRAAEDPEFETFYTKNILLNEGMRAWMSSVDQPHENFVFPEEVLPRGNAL; encoded by the coding sequence ATGACGATCGCAGTTGGTAGCGCCCCACAAAGAGGATGGTTTGATGTCCTCGATGATTGGTTGAAGCGCGACCGCTTTGTATTTATTGGTTGGTCCGGACTACTTTTACTTCCTTGTGCATATCTTGCTATAGGTGGTTGGTTCGTCGGAACAACATTTGTTACCTCTTGGTACACACATGGAGTTGCAAGCTCATACCTTGAAGGTTGCAACTTTTTAACAGCAGCTGTAAGCACCCCTGGTGATGCCATGGGACACAGTCTTCTATTTTTATGGGGTCCTGAAGCCCAAGGTAGTTTTGTAAGATGGCTACAACTTGGTGGACTTTGGAACTTCGTTGCATTACATGGAGTATTTGGCCTAATTGGTTTTATGCTTCGTCAGTTTGAAATTGCTGGCCTTGTTGGAATTAGACCATACAACGCATTAGCATTCTCAGCAGTAATTGCAGTATTTACAAGTATTTTCCTTATTTATCCTTTAGGACAGCATAGTTGGTTCTTCGCACCTTCATTCGGTGTTGCAGCAATCTTCCGATATATTCTGTTCATTCAAGGTTTTCACAATATCACTTTAAATCCATTCCACATGATGGGAGTTGCTGGAATTCTTGGTGGTGCTCTACTTTGCGCTATCCATGGAGCTACAGTACAAAACACTTTGTATGAAGATACAAGTATCTATACAGATGGAAAGGTTCAAAGTTCAACATTTAGAGCTTTTGACCCTACTCAAGAAGAAGAAACCTATTCAATGATTACAGCGAATAGATTCTGGAGTCAAATCTTCGGTATTGCTTTCTCAAACAAGCGTTTCTTACATTTCTTGATGTTATTTGTACCTGTTATGGGTATGTGGACATCTTCAATTGGTATTGTAGGTTTAGCACTAAACTTAAGAGCTTATGATTTTGTAAGCCAAGAAATCCGTGCAGCAGAAGATCCAGAATTTGAAACTTTCTATACAAAAAATATACTTTTGAACGAAGGTATGCGAGCATGGATGTCTTCTGTGGATCAACCACACGAAAACTTTGTATTCCCTGAGGAGGTTCTTCCACGTGGAAACGCCCTTTAA
- the psbC gene encoding photosystem II reaction center protein CP43 produces the protein METPFNNLLRAPNQSIEETGYAWYVGNARLINLSGRLLGAHIAHSGLIVFWAGAMMLFEVNHFTFDKPMWEQGLICMPHVAMFGYGIGPGGEVTDIMPFFQAGVVHLIASAVLGFGGIYHSLAGPEKLEEDFPFFSTDWRDKNQMTNILGYHLIVLGVGALAWSVNWCFIGGAYDTWAPGGGEVRLVNPTLDPRVILGYLFRSPWGGAGSIIGVNSIEDIVGGHVYVGITAIIGGIFHIFTKPFGWARRAFIWNGEGLLSYALGGICVASFIASTFIWFNNTAYPSEFYGPTNAEASQAQSFTFLVRDQRIGANVGSTMGPTGLGKYLMRSPTGEIIFGGETMRFWDFRGPWLEPLRGPNGLSLEKIQNDIQPWQVRRAAEYMTHAPNASINSVGGIITEPNAVNFVNLRQWLAAAQFFLGWFTFIGHLWHAGRARAAAAGFEKGIDRKSEPALEMPDLD, from the coding sequence GTGGAAACGCCCTTTAATAATCTATTAAGAGCTCCAAACCAAAGTATTGAGGAAACTGGTTATGCCTGGTATGTAGGTAATGCTAGATTAATCAATTTATCTGGACGTTTATTAGGAGCTCACATTGCTCACTCTGGACTAATAGTCTTTTGGGCGGGAGCAATGATGCTCTTTGAGGTTAATCATTTTACTTTTGATAAACCAATGTGGGAGCAAGGTTTAATCTGTATGCCACACGTTGCAATGTTTGGTTATGGAATAGGCCCAGGTGGTGAAGTTACTGATATCATGCCTTTCTTCCAAGCAGGCGTGGTTCATTTGATAGCTTCCGCTGTACTTGGTTTTGGTGGTATTTACCATTCATTAGCAGGTCCAGAAAAACTTGAAGAAGATTTTCCATTTTTCTCAACTGATTGGAGAGATAAAAATCAAATGACAAATATCCTTGGATATCATTTGATTGTTCTAGGTGTTGGTGCATTAGCATGGTCAGTAAACTGGTGTTTTATAGGCGGTGCATATGACACATGGGCACCTGGTGGTGGTGAAGTCAGACTTGTAAACCCAACTTTAGATCCAAGAGTTATTCTTGGTTATCTATTCAGATCTCCATGGGGAGGAGCTGGTTCAATAATCGGTGTTAACTCCATTGAAGATATTGTTGGCGGACATGTTTATGTGGGTATTACTGCAATTATTGGAGGAATATTCCATATCTTTACTAAGCCTTTTGGATGGGCAAGAAGAGCATTCATCTGGAACGGTGAAGGACTATTAAGTTATGCACTTGGTGGAATTTGTGTAGCAAGTTTTATTGCTTCAACATTCATCTGGTTTAACAACACTGCTTACCCTTCCGAGTTTTATGGTCCAACAAATGCTGAAGCTTCACAAGCCCAAAGCTTTACTTTCCTAGTGAGAGATCAAAGAATTGGAGCTAACGTAGGTTCAACAATGGGACCAACAGGTTTAGGTAAGTATCTCATGAGATCTCCTACTGGTGAAATTATATTTGGTGGTGAAACAATGAGATTTTGGGATTTCAGAGGGCCATGGTTAGAGCCTTTAAGAGGACCTAACGGATTGAGCCTTGAGAAAATCCAAAATGATATTCAGCCTTGGCAGGTAAGAAGAGCAGCTGAATATATGACTCATGCTCCTAACGCTTCTATCAACTCTGTTGGTGGAATCATTACAGAGCCTAATGCTGTTAACTTCGTTAACTTAAGACAATGGTTAGCTGCAGCTCAATTCTTCCTAGGATGGTTTACATTCATCGGTCACCTTTGGCATGCTGGGCGTGCTAGAGCGGCCGCTGCAGGTTTCGAAAAAGGAATCGACAGAAAGAGTGAGCCAGCTCTAGAAATGCCTGATTTAGATTAA
- a CDS encoding nucleoside triphosphate pyrophosphatase — MLILASGSQSRKKLLENCQIEFIQISSNFDETTIQEKNIFNLALELSFQKANSLSENIQNISLPEEFNYGPLKILGCDSIFEFKGEAYGKPFNKEEAFIRWQKMSGEFGFLHTGHTLIIGNFDSTSKIFKMTEIIKKTVSSKVYFSNLEDWEIKSYVDTNEPLYCAGGFALEGIGGKYIEKIEGCFSNVMGLSLPWLRENLYR; from the coding sequence GTGTTAATTCTAGCCTCCGGTTCTCAATCTAGAAAGAAATTACTAGAAAATTGTCAAATCGAATTTATCCAAATATCAAGTAACTTTGATGAAACTACTATTCAAGAAAAGAATATATTTAATCTAGCTTTGGAATTATCTTTTCAAAAGGCTAATAGTTTATCTGAAAATATTCAAAACATATCATTACCCGAAGAATTTAATTATGGCCCCTTAAAGATACTTGGGTGCGATTCAATTTTTGAATTTAAAGGAGAAGCTTATGGAAAACCATTTAATAAAGAGGAAGCCTTTATTAGATGGCAAAAAATGTCTGGAGAATTTGGATTTTTACACACTGGTCATACTCTAATAATTGGGAATTTTGATTCAACTTCCAAAATTTTTAAAATGACTGAAATAATAAAAAAAACAGTAAGTTCAAAAGTTTATTTTTCTAATTTGGAAGATTGGGAAATCAAGAGTTATGTGGATACAAATGAACCTTTATACTGCGCAGGAGGATTTGCCTTGGAAGGTATAGGCGGTAAATATATAGAAAAAATAGAGGGTTGCTTCAGTAATGTAATGGGATTAAGTTTGCCATGGCTTAGAGAAAATTTATATAGATAA
- a CDS encoding cobyric acid synthase, translated as MDLEAKIHEIRKPIMVLGTSSGAGKSLTVTAICRILKNLGEEPIPFKGQNMSNNAWVDWEGGEMAYSQALQAFACGIIPSTEMNPILLKPQGNSVSEVIHLGKSIGTTTAQNYYKDWFIPGWEVIKKSLKSIYERNPNCRLIIEGAGSPVEMNLIHRDLTNLRVAKYLNANCILVTDIERGGVFAQIIGTLELMKPEEKKLIKGIIINRFRGDLSLFENGKKWIENKTQIPVIGIIPWLNDSFPPEDSLDLIEKKSLSKNPEIKVGIIKLPSISNFSDFDPLENEETILIEWIRESQNLSKYDFIILPGSKQTIKDQIFLEDSGLSKDIRDYSKNEGNIIGICGGLQMLGTTLEDPYFKEGSKNYSEQTIKGIGLLPLKTTFFKKKFTRQINSKSIWPCQSEINGFEIHNGQTVLDDNQSSLKINPIFEDSDLGWYKENNKGGTIAGTYIHGIFENDIWREQYINLIRKSKNLPISNKKSISYKEKRRSIIDNLANEFHKHLNLKSFLS; from the coding sequence ATGGATTTAGAAGCAAAAATACATGAAATAAGGAAACCAATAATGGTCCTAGGCACTTCCAGTGGAGCAGGAAAATCGTTAACAGTTACTGCTATTTGCAGGATTCTTAAAAATTTAGGAGAAGAACCAATACCTTTTAAAGGACAAAATATGAGTAACAACGCTTGGGTTGATTGGGAAGGTGGAGAGATGGCATATTCACAAGCACTTCAAGCTTTTGCTTGTGGTATTATTCCCTCTACAGAGATGAATCCAATTTTATTAAAACCACAAGGAAACTCAGTAAGCGAAGTGATTCACCTTGGCAAAAGCATAGGGACCACAACTGCACAAAATTACTATAAAGATTGGTTTATTCCAGGCTGGGAAGTAATTAAAAAAAGTTTAAAGTCTATTTACGAACGGAATCCGAATTGCCGTTTGATTATCGAAGGGGCTGGAAGTCCAGTAGAAATGAATTTGATTCATAGAGATCTGACTAATTTGAGAGTTGCTAAATATTTAAATGCAAATTGCATTTTGGTTACTGATATTGAAAGGGGAGGCGTATTTGCACAAATAATTGGGACTCTTGAATTAATGAAGCCTGAAGAAAAGAAGCTTATTAAGGGAATTATTATAAATAGATTCAGAGGAGATCTTTCATTATTTGAAAATGGGAAAAAATGGATAGAGAATAAGACTCAAATCCCTGTTATTGGAATTATTCCATGGTTAAATGATTCATTTCCTCCAGAGGATTCTTTAGATTTAATAGAAAAAAAATCACTTTCTAAAAATCCTGAAATCAAAGTTGGAATTATAAAATTACCATCTATTAGTAACTTCTCAGATTTTGATCCTTTAGAAAATGAAGAAACAATATTAATTGAATGGATTAGAGAATCACAAAACCTCAGTAAGTATGACTTCATTATTCTGCCGGGCAGTAAACAAACAATTAAAGATCAAATATTTCTTGAAGATTCTGGCTTATCTAAGGATATTAGGGACTATTCAAAAAACGAAGGAAATATTATTGGAATATGTGGAGGTTTACAAATGTTAGGGACTACACTTGAAGATCCGTATTTTAAAGAGGGTTCCAAAAATTATTCTGAACAAACAATAAAAGGGATTGGATTACTACCATTAAAAACGACTTTCTTTAAGAAAAAATTTACACGTCAAATAAACTCTAAATCAATATGGCCATGCCAATCAGAAATTAATGGATTTGAAATTCATAATGGTCAAACTGTATTAGATGATAACCAAAGTTCATTGAAGATTAATCCTATTTTTGAAGATTCAGATCTTGGTTGGTACAAAGAAAATAATAAAGGAGGAACTATTGCAGGAACATACATTCATGGGATATTTGAAAATGATATTTGGAGAGAGCAATATATTAATTTAATAAGGAAGAGTAAAAATCTACCAATATCAAATAAAAAATCAATATCTTATAAAGAGAAGAGACGCTCCATTATTGATAATCTTGCGAATGAATTCCATAAACATTTAAATCTCAAATCATTTTTAAGTTGA
- a CDS encoding 2Fe-2S iron-sulfur cluster-binding protein, which translates to MKETKNIKVIWPNKKETLVSDGDDWFASAEKAGFEIPTGCLTGSCGACEIDVNGETVRACISEIKNNKKCTLQVSLTTDPFWEK; encoded by the coding sequence TTGAAAGAAACAAAAAACATAAAAGTAATATGGCCAAACAAAAAAGAAACATTAGTTTCGGATGGTGATGACTGGTTTGCTTCTGCTGAAAAAGCAGGTTTTGAAATCCCTACTGGCTGTCTTACAGGAAGTTGTGGAGCCTGTGAAATAGATGTAAATGGTGAAACAGTAAGGGCTTGTATAAGTGAAATTAAAAATAATAAAAAATGTACGTTACAGGTTTCATTAACTACAGACCCCTTTTGGGAAAAATAA
- a CDS encoding rhomboid family intramembrane serine protease, whose product MAINNSISKYDLQYFVTGFFLILVFIFTDLIGVIDKEYFYFVPRLISDQPYRIFTSILFHADLNHLLSNIGGIIITRYFLMRLGIESRFFYLKFILICSFLNFFIIWVYEKILLYFLNFYPNYAALGFSGIIYALFGFVLLTSFYGKSHFLGKKIGLKSNYQVQKMSKTICLIGLIFSFLPGVSLLGHLSGFIAGCFLFLI is encoded by the coding sequence ATGGCTATTAATAATTCAATATCTAAATATGATTTGCAGTATTTTGTTACAGGATTTTTTTTAATCTTAGTTTTTATTTTTACAGATTTAATTGGAGTTATTGATAAAGAATATTTTTACTTTGTACCAAGATTAATTAGTGATCAACCTTACAGGATTTTCACATCAATTCTATTTCATGCAGATTTAAATCATTTATTATCAAATATTGGCGGAATAATCATTACTAGATATTTTTTGATGAGACTTGGAATAGAAAGCAGATTTTTTTATCTGAAATTTATTTTAATTTGTTCTTTTTTGAATTTTTTTATTATCTGGGTTTACGAAAAGATTTTATTGTACTTTCTTAATTTCTATCCCAACTATGCCGCTTTAGGATTTAGTGGAATAATTTATGCTTTATTTGGATTCGTACTGTTAACGTCTTTTTATGGAAAGAGTCACTTTTTAGGCAAAAAAATTGGTTTAAAATCCAATTACCAAGTACAAAAAATGTCAAAGACAATATGCCTTATAGGTTTGATTTTCTCATTTTTGCCAGGGGTAAGTTTGTTAGGTCATTTAAGTGGATTTATTGCAGGGTGCTTTTTATTCTTGATCTAA
- a CDS encoding phytanoyl-CoA dioxygenase family protein, with protein MLVLKTKNGYKCEVPETDLEDLVPKFNFNLDIQKAKKYYEENGFIVFKKVFKDKDCRYLINAWENEVKNFKGHLYRQATAKLERNIFNDQNWIMNPILNLQSLYIKKFPLLRHGFEDIIASNNFLANFISLVINDKPMIVQSMYFEGNSVTWEHQDSYYLDDEIVGNMIAGWVALENIKANAGRFFVCAKSHLDDISEMSIENNVADNHDAFIERVNKQIQDKKYKVLAPKLDCGDVLLWNSLTIHGSLDSQSMTNSRSSITFHAIRSNSKFFVLRNSLRNLVSDTSFPFNIFRPKDQNKIVNRLIFYFESTFPKVFYKFKKIAIKSILKIKKGDKNTLKD; from the coding sequence ATGCTAGTTCTTAAAACTAAAAATGGATATAAATGCGAAGTACCTGAAACTGATTTAGAGGATTTAGTTCCTAAATTCAACTTTAATTTAGATATTCAAAAAGCGAAAAAATATTATGAAGAAAATGGTTTTATTGTTTTCAAGAAAGTTTTTAAAGATAAAGATTGCAGATATTTAATTAACGCATGGGAGAATGAGGTTAAAAATTTTAAAGGTCATCTCTATAGACAGGCAACCGCAAAGTTAGAAAGAAATATATTTAATGACCAAAATTGGATTATGAATCCAATATTAAATCTTCAAAGTTTATACATTAAGAAATTTCCCTTATTGAGGCATGGTTTTGAAGATATTATTGCATCTAATAATTTTTTAGCTAACTTTATTTCCTTAGTTATTAACGATAAACCTATGATTGTACAGTCTATGTATTTTGAAGGGAATTCTGTTACTTGGGAACATCAAGATAGTTATTATTTAGATGATGAAATTGTTGGGAATATGATCGCTGGTTGGGTTGCTCTTGAAAATATAAAAGCAAATGCAGGGAGATTTTTTGTCTGCGCAAAAAGTCATTTAGATGATATTTCTGAGATGAGTATAGAAAATAATGTTGCAGATAATCACGATGCTTTTATTGAAAGGGTTAATAAACAAATTCAAGATAAAAAATATAAAGTTTTAGCCCCTAAGTTGGATTGTGGGGATGTACTTTTATGGAATTCTTTAACTATTCATGGTTCTTTGGATTCACAAAGTATGACTAATAGTCGTTCTTCTATTACTTTTCATGCAATAAGGTCAAATTCAAAGTTCTTTGTTCTAAGAAATTCTTTGAGAAATCTTGTTTCAGATACGAGTTTCCCATTTAATATTTTTCGTCCAAAAGATCAAAATAAAATAGTGAATAGATTAATTTTTTACTTTGAATCAACTTTTCCTAAAGTCTTTTATAAATTTAAAAAAATTGCTATAAAATCTATTCTTAAAATCAAAAAAGGGGACAAAAATACTTTGAAAGATTAA
- a CDS encoding extracellular solute-binding protein: MQNLKKLFYSALTCTFLLNVNIPANSTEKEVKVYSGRHYNTDRSIYKKFAEETGIKVRLIEAAGISLIERLKREGENSQADLILLVDAARITNAAKAGLLQPINSSNLENDVPIGLKDPNKKWYALTRRVRVMIANPKVVDVSKINDYTDLADPSLKGKVCLRNRKSPYNQSLVANQIINKGQSETKAWLDGMISNVSQPFFPGDISIIRAVSKKKCGVGIVNHYYVARMLAGVNGRRDALYAKKTKVLTPNPAHVNISAGGVAKYATNKNEAIQLLEFLASPEGSKGLAAPTFEHPLKEVNQNEIVKNFGEFTPDSVTVEDLGEKNSLAIKLMKDVGWN, from the coding sequence GTGCAAAATCTCAAAAAACTTTTTTATTCAGCACTAACATGTACATTTTTGCTAAACGTTAATATACCAGCTAATTCAACAGAAAAAGAAGTCAAAGTTTATTCAGGTAGACATTACAACACAGATAGAAGTATTTATAAGAAGTTTGCAGAAGAAACAGGAATAAAAGTCAGGCTTATTGAGGCAGCAGGAATTTCTTTAATCGAAAGATTGAAACGCGAAGGGGAGAATTCTCAAGCAGATTTAATATTGTTAGTAGATGCAGCAAGAATTACTAATGCAGCCAAAGCTGGCTTACTGCAACCAATAAATTCTTCTAATTTAGAAAATGATGTTCCTATTGGATTAAAAGACCCAAATAAGAAATGGTATGCATTAACAAGAAGAGTGAGAGTTATGATAGCCAATCCAAAAGTGGTAGATGTTAGCAAGATTAATGATTACACTGATTTGGCTGATCCTTCTTTAAAAGGGAAAGTATGTTTAAGAAATAGAAAAAGTCCATATAATCAATCTTTAGTTGCCAATCAAATAATTAACAAAGGTCAATCAGAAACTAAAGCTTGGTTAGACGGGATGATTTCAAATGTTTCCCAACCATTTTTCCCAGGTGATATTTCAATAATTAGAGCAGTTTCTAAGAAAAAATGCGGGGTAGGAATTGTTAATCATTATTACGTCGCAAGAATGTTAGCTGGTGTTAATGGAAGAAGAGATGCTTTGTATGCAAAAAAAACAAAGGTCCTTACTCCTAATCCTGCACACGTAAATATTAGTGCCGGTGGTGTTGCAAAATATGCAACAAATAAAAATGAAGCTATTCAGTTGCTTGAATTCTTAGCATCTCCCGAAGGAAGTAAAGGTTTAGCTGCTCCTACTTTTGAACATCCTTTGAAGGAAGTTAATCAGAATGAAATAGTAAAGAACTTTGGAGAGTTTACGCCTGATAGTGTAACTGTAGAAGACCTTGGAGAAAAAAATTCTCTAGCTATTAAATTGATGAAAGATGTAGGTTGGAATTAA
- a CDS encoding Fe2+-dependent dioxygenase: MNYLTHQLLNAEEINFIKKELDEATQDWEDGKKTAGSHASKVKNNLQLNRNSEVSKNIAQLVNKKILSSQLIKSFSLPKKIHGIMFTKSLNNMHYGRHIDNPYMCSGRSDLSFTLSLTNKESYKGGELIIETMNSEERFKLNAGEIILYPSSYLHAVNEVNNGERLVCVGWIESYVKSTEKRGYLFDLDAGAISLLAKHGRSDELDLIFKSYSNLLRVMGD; encoded by the coding sequence ATGAATTATTTAACTCATCAGTTATTAAATGCTGAAGAAATCAATTTTATAAAGAAAGAATTAGATGAAGCAACTCAAGATTGGGAAGATGGGAAAAAAACTGCAGGAAGTCATGCATCAAAGGTAAAAAATAATTTGCAATTAAATAGAAATTCTGAAGTATCAAAAAACATCGCTCAATTAGTTAACAAAAAGATCCTCTCCAGCCAATTAATAAAAAGTTTTTCTTTACCAAAAAAAATACATGGAATAATGTTTACAAAATCTTTAAATAATATGCATTATGGGAGACATATTGACAATCCGTACATGTGTTCCGGCAGATCAGATTTATCTTTTACTCTCTCATTAACGAATAAAGAGTCTTACAAAGGTGGAGAATTAATTATTGAAACAATGAATTCAGAAGAGAGATTCAAATTAAATGCTGGAGAGATAATTTTATATCCAAGTTCTTATTTGCATGCGGTGAATGAAGTAAATAATGGTGAAAGATTGGTATGCGTGGGTTGGATAGAAAGTTATGTTAAATCAACAGAAAAAAGGGGATATTTATTTGATTTAGACGCAGGTGCAATAAGTTTATTGGCAAAGCATGGCAGATCTGACGAACTTGATCTTATTTTTAAATCTTATTCAAATCTCTTAAGAGTTATGGGGGATTAA